A single region of the Saprospiraceae bacterium genome encodes:
- a CDS encoding DsrE/DsrF/DrsH-like family protein: MENIAVKSAPTNKVVEKKPVKKILIICARGTLEDVYAALVMANGALMEGMEAKMFFTFFGLEAIRKGHCDHLHTATVGNPAFMQRLPTMIAGLPGFEALASSMMKKEMEKLDIPPVSEFFEIIEASGGEVYACKLAADMFHLKKEDFIDEVKDIITVGEMYALAEGEGTHMVFI; the protein is encoded by the coding sequence ATGGAAAATATAGCTGTTAAATCTGCTCCTACCAACAAGGTGGTAGAGAAAAAGCCCGTGAAAAAGATTTTGATTATTTGTGCCCGGGGCACCTTGGAGGATGTTTATGCCGCCCTGGTGATGGCCAATGGCGCTTTAATGGAAGGGATGGAAGCCAAAATGTTTTTCACCTTTTTCGGGCTGGAAGCCATTCGAAAAGGACATTGCGATCACTTGCATACCGCAACCGTAGGTAATCCCGCTTTTATGCAACGCTTGCCTACCATGATTGCCGGTTTGCCAGGCTTTGAAGCTTTGGCCTCCAGTATGATGAAAAAAGAAATGGAAAAATTAGATATTCCGCCAGTCTCTGAGTTTTTTGAAATCATCGAAGCTTCTGGTGGCGAAGTCTATGCCTGTAAATTGGCCGCCGACATGTTCCACCTGAAAAAAGAAGATTTTATTGATGAAGTGAAGGATATTATCACCGTAGGGGAGATGTATGCTTTAGCCGAAGGGGAAGGAACGCATATGGTGTTCATTTAA
- a CDS encoding DoxX family protein, with product MESTLLDNLGISADLLLRGLSSLFVAILFIQSGLDKVINWKGEKAFYTSHFEKSILKGSVPLLMPVITISELAAGFLSGIGLLVYAFGGSTDLAILGMLLANLSILQLFFGQRVAKDFAGAATLVPYFLVTLVGLYLYLG from the coding sequence ATGGAAAGCACTTTACTTGACAACTTGGGTATTTCTGCGGACCTCCTACTTAGAGGGCTCAGCTCATTATTCGTCGCCATCCTGTTTATCCAATCTGGCCTGGATAAGGTTATCAACTGGAAAGGAGAAAAAGCCTTTTACACGTCACATTTTGAGAAATCTATCCTAAAAGGAAGCGTCCCCTTATTGATGCCAGTCATCACCATTTCGGAATTAGCCGCTGGATTTTTATCAGGTATCGGCCTGCTGGTGTATGCATTTGGCGGAAGCACCGACCTGGCTATCCTAGGAATGTTATTGGCTAATTTGTCGATCCTCCAGCTGTTCTTTGGGCAGCGGGTGGCCAAAGATTTTGCAGGAGCAGCTACTTTGGTTCCTTATTTTTTAGTGACTTTAGTGGGGTTGTACTTGTATCTAGGATAA
- a CDS encoding TusE/DsrC/DsvC family sulfur relay protein, which produces MSEVMIAGKNISVNGEGYLTDVNQWDEQVANEIAAELDIELGPKHMEVLYYLRDEFAKGQTLNIRRIGKSGIVDIKGFYALFPGGPLKNASKIAGIPKPASCI; this is translated from the coding sequence ATGTCTGAAGTAATGATAGCTGGCAAAAACATCAGTGTTAACGGAGAAGGTTACCTGACTGATGTCAACCAATGGGATGAACAGGTAGCTAATGAAATTGCTGCCGAATTGGATATTGAATTGGGGCCCAAACACATGGAAGTGCTCTATTATTTAAGAGACGAATTTGCCAAAGGACAAACCCTTAATATTCGCCGGATTGGCAAATCAGGTATTGTAGATATTAAAGGTTTTTATGCGCTTTTTCCGGGAGGCCCATTGAAAAATGCTTCTAAAATTGCGGGTATTCCCAAGCCTGCCAGTTGTATTTAA
- a CDS encoding S8 family serine peptidase, producing MRNLLLALFCCLICTTMAMAQAPGNPGRGDIINEKSQVVQELKEETEKAVAPTDVASIPVKKSNSTPGKKVPNSYIVLLKEDFVAPFASQKSANSGSRETQAAAAKKHQAAAEKSIRKYATEALGLSNDEIGEIFTGVQSGFTVNLKPKKAGAAAWMSQTKSAQNTADVIQDEEIEGAAYSTGSMIDAYSPEAWAGQYADYGNWVAGGCDCTGYSKWIWVVDSGIDLNHPDLNVMTSYAKSYVPGAATAEDDHGHGTHVAGIAAAKNNSYGALGIAYGATVVPVKVLNSSNSGYYSWFVAGLNWVYNNSIAGDVVNFSIGGKISSGAAETIVETAIKKLAAKGVYVVIAAGNDKIHAGGYHPARLNAPNVFTIAATKQNGILWWLNLFADSFSNYGKPPVDFAAPGDNIYSTYKNGGYRYMSGTSMAAPNFAGALLCGTKNKKGYNYSQVLPTSHNLYVIRPK from the coding sequence ATGAGAAATCTATTGCTAGCTTTATTTTGCTGCCTCATTTGCACTACAATGGCTATGGCCCAAGCCCCTGGTAACCCGGGTCGTGGAGACATCATCAATGAAAAGAGTCAAGTTGTACAAGAATTGAAAGAAGAGACTGAAAAAGCTGTAGCCCCTACTGATGTTGCAAGTATTCCCGTTAAAAAGAGTAATTCAACACCCGGTAAAAAAGTCCCCAATAGCTACATCGTATTACTGAAAGAAGATTTCGTTGCCCCTTTTGCTTCACAAAAATCGGCTAACAGCGGCAGCAGAGAAACCCAGGCAGCGGCTGCAAAAAAACACCAAGCAGCGGCCGAAAAATCGATCCGTAAATATGCAACCGAAGCACTGGGGCTGAGTAATGATGAAATTGGGGAAATCTTCACCGGCGTCCAAAGCGGATTTACGGTCAATTTAAAACCTAAAAAAGCAGGCGCTGCTGCTTGGATGTCACAAACCAAGAGTGCCCAAAACACCGCTGATGTTATCCAGGATGAAGAAATAGAAGGTGCTGCTTACAGTACAGGATCTATGATCGATGCTTATAGCCCGGAAGCTTGGGCTGGTCAATACGCTGACTATGGCAACTGGGTTGCTGGCGGATGTGATTGTACAGGATACAGCAAATGGATCTGGGTAGTGGATTCAGGCATAGACCTCAATCATCCTGACTTGAATGTCATGACCTCTTATGCCAAGTCATATGTACCCGGCGCTGCTACTGCTGAAGATGACCACGGACACGGCACCCATGTCGCCGGTATTGCTGCTGCTAAAAACAACAGTTATGGCGCATTAGGGATTGCTTATGGAGCAACGGTGGTACCTGTAAAGGTGCTCAATTCTAGCAACAGTGGATACTATTCTTGGTTTGTAGCTGGCCTGAACTGGGTATACAATAATAGTATTGCAGGAGATGTCGTAAACTTCAGTATAGGGGGAAAAATCTCTTCCGGTGCAGCCGAGACAATTGTGGAGACGGCCATCAAAAAACTAGCAGCTAAAGGCGTTTATGTGGTCATTGCCGCAGGAAATGATAAAATTCACGCTGGCGGTTATCATCCTGCCAGACTAAATGCGCCCAATGTCTTTACCATTGCCGCCACTAAACAAAATGGTATTCTATGGTGGTTAAATCTATTTGCCGATAGCTTTTCTAACTATGGCAAACCACCGGTAGATTTTGCTGCCCCTGGTGATAATATCTACTCTACTTACAAAAACGGTGGCTATCGATATATGTCAGGTACCTCCATGGCCGCGCCAAACTTTGCGGGCGCCCTGCTCTGCGGAACCAAAAATAAAAAGGGTTACAACTATTCTCAAGTGTTACCCACCAGTCATAATCTATATGTTATACGGCCTAAATAA
- a CDS encoding 3-phosphoshikimate 1-carboxyvinyltransferase, protein MIYTLQKPNRTIKGRLRLTGSKSISNRALIIRALSGEHFPIEQLAKANDTDLMMALLASEETVRDAGPAGTTFRFLTAYLALQPGQQILTGTERMKQRPIGVLVEALRQLGAEIEYLEKEGYPPLQIGEPSGLGKTNELHISAGTSSQFISALLMIAPVLPNGLQLHLVGKIVSRSYIEMTLGLMQHFGVSHQWEDQTIHISPQAYTPKPFTVEADWSAASYHYAMAAFADELDLQLDGLFENSFQGDAALVEIMTQFGITSEFNETGVRLLKSGKDSPQMFEWDFILCPDIAQTMAVICAGLGVPGLFTGLETLSIKETDRIKALQNELGKVNAFLSKLPERFSSKSNKQFYMVEGKAEVSDLPTFATYEDHRMAMSFAPLAMMGAIQIEDPMVVIKSYPAFYEDLQKLGFELTMPES, encoded by the coding sequence ATGATTTACACGTTACAAAAACCAAACCGAACGATAAAAGGTCGTTTAAGGTTGACAGGTTCAAAGAGCATTAGCAATAGAGCTTTGATTATCAGAGCATTAAGCGGAGAACATTTTCCTATTGAACAATTAGCTAAAGCGAATGACACCGATTTGATGATGGCCTTACTCGCCAGTGAGGAGACCGTTCGTGATGCAGGCCCTGCCGGAACAACCTTCCGCTTTTTGACGGCTTATTTGGCTTTACAGCCTGGCCAGCAAATCCTAACGGGAACTGAAAGGATGAAACAACGCCCCATTGGTGTTTTAGTTGAAGCCCTTCGCCAACTTGGTGCAGAGATTGAATACCTGGAAAAAGAAGGTTATCCACCCCTTCAAATTGGGGAACCCAGTGGCTTAGGCAAGACCAATGAGCTGCATATTAGTGCCGGAACGAGTAGTCAATTCATTTCGGCTTTATTAATGATTGCACCGGTTTTACCTAATGGTTTGCAGCTCCATTTAGTGGGTAAAATCGTTTCACGATCCTATATCGAAATGACCCTGGGCCTGATGCAACACTTCGGCGTTAGCCATCAATGGGAGGACCAAACCATTCACATTTCTCCTCAAGCTTATACCCCCAAACCCTTTACCGTAGAAGCCGATTGGTCGGCAGCTTCCTACCATTACGCTATGGCTGCCTTTGCTGATGAACTCGACCTGCAATTGGATGGCTTATTTGAAAATAGTTTTCAGGGGGATGCCGCACTGGTGGAAATTATGACCCAATTCGGAATTACCTCTGAATTTAACGAAACCGGTGTTCGCTTGCTAAAATCGGGCAAGGACTCCCCCCAAATGTTCGAATGGGACTTTATTCTTTGCCCCGATATTGCGCAAACCATGGCCGTTATTTGCGCCGGACTGGGTGTTCCAGGTCTCTTTACAGGTTTGGAGACTTTAAGTATTAAAGAAACAGATCGGATTAAGGCGCTCCAAAATGAGTTGGGGAAAGTTAATGCCTTTTTATCCAAATTGCCCGAACGCTTTTCTTCCAAGTCAAACAAACAATTCTATATGGTAGAGGGGAAAGCCGAAGTTAGCGACTTGCCTACTTTTGCCACTTATGAGGATCATCGAATGGCCATGTCTTTCGCCCCATTGGCGATGATGGGTGCCATCCAAATAGAAGACCCCATGGTGGTCATTAAGTCTTATCCTGCTTTTTACGAAGATTTGCAGAAGCTGGGCTTCGAGCTTACCATGCCAGAAAGTTAA